One Epidermidibacterium keratini DNA segment encodes these proteins:
- a CDS encoding metallopeptidase family protein — protein sequence MSGERLQIKRRKFERLVSDALDAIPVELTSRMDNVVVQIEDRNPEEPSLLGLYDGIALTSRDDGYAGALPDTIWIYREAILDISETEDDIREEVLITVVHEIAHHFGISDDRLHELGWA from the coding sequence GTGTCCGGCGAGCGGCTGCAGATCAAGCGCCGCAAGTTCGAGCGGCTCGTTAGCGACGCACTTGACGCGATCCCGGTCGAGCTGACCTCGCGCATGGACAACGTCGTCGTCCAGATCGAAGACCGCAACCCTGAGGAGCCCTCGCTGCTCGGGCTGTATGACGGGATCGCCCTCACCAGCCGCGACGACGGGTACGCCGGAGCACTGCCGGACACCATCTGGATCTACCGCGAGGCGATCCTGGACATCAGCGAGACCGAGGACGACATCCGCGAGGAGGTCCTCATCACCGTCGTCCACGAGATTGCCCACCACTTCGGGATCAGCGACGATCGGCTGCACGAGCTCGGCTGGGCCTAA
- a CDS encoding GuaB1 family IMP dehydrogenase-related protein, translating into MKFLGDMQPTHDLTYSDVFMVPSRSSVTSRLDVDLATPDGIGTTIPLVVANMTAISGRRMAETVARRGGMAILPQDITTEAVHDMVAEVKRSHPVFETPVTVACGDSVTTVMSLLGKRAHGTAVVVDGGRPVGVLDESDCRGVDRFARVADVMTTDIVTVPHDADLRAAFDTLSERHLNFAPVVDGDQLIGVLTRKGVLRSAIYRPALDPDGRLMVGGAVGINGDVSAKAAALLETGADVLVVDTAHGHQDKMIEVLPLVVAERDDHEVRTGRRIPIAAGNVVSSDGTSDLVDAGADIIKVGVGPGAMCTTRMMTGVGRPQFSAVLECARAARDSGAEIWADGGVKYPRDVALALAAGAANVMIGSWFAGTYESAGDLMQDADGKQYKESFGMASARAVRNRTKDQSAFDRARSALFEEGISESKMYLDPQRPGVEDLIDSIISGVRSSFTYAGARSIDEFRERAVVGLQSTAGYDEGRPRETSW; encoded by the coding sequence GTGAAGTTCCTCGGCGACATGCAGCCTACGCATGACCTGACCTACTCAGACGTCTTCATGGTCCCGTCCCGCTCGTCGGTGACGTCGCGACTGGACGTCGATCTCGCTACCCCGGACGGCATTGGTACGACGATCCCCCTGGTCGTTGCCAACATGACTGCCATCTCGGGGCGCCGCATGGCCGAGACGGTCGCCCGCCGCGGCGGCATGGCGATCCTGCCCCAGGACATCACCACCGAGGCCGTGCACGACATGGTCGCCGAGGTCAAGCGCAGCCATCCAGTGTTCGAGACACCGGTCACGGTCGCGTGCGGGGACTCGGTCACGACCGTCATGTCGCTGCTGGGCAAGCGCGCCCACGGCACCGCCGTCGTGGTCGACGGTGGCCGGCCGGTCGGCGTACTCGACGAGTCCGACTGCCGCGGTGTGGACCGCTTCGCGCGGGTCGCCGACGTGATGACCACCGACATCGTCACCGTGCCGCACGATGCCGATCTGCGTGCCGCCTTCGACACCCTGTCCGAGCGGCACCTGAACTTCGCTCCCGTCGTCGACGGTGACCAGCTGATCGGCGTACTCACCCGCAAAGGCGTGCTGCGCTCGGCGATCTATCGCCCCGCGCTCGACCCCGACGGCCGCCTCATGGTCGGTGGCGCGGTCGGCATCAACGGTGACGTGTCCGCCAAGGCCGCTGCGCTGCTGGAGACCGGCGCCGACGTACTCGTCGTCGATACCGCGCACGGACACCAGGACAAGATGATCGAGGTGCTGCCCTTGGTCGTTGCCGAACGCGACGACCACGAAGTCCGCACCGGACGCCGGATCCCCATTGCCGCAGGCAATGTCGTCTCCAGCGACGGCACGAGCGATCTCGTCGACGCCGGCGCCGACATCATCAAGGTGGGCGTCGGACCGGGCGCGATGTGCACCACGCGCATGATGACCGGCGTCGGTCGTCCGCAGTTCTCGGCAGTCCTGGAGTGCGCTCGAGCCGCTCGCGATTCCGGCGCCGAGATATGGGCCGACGGCGGCGTGAAGTACCCGCGCGATGTCGCGCTTGCCCTCGCTGCCGGCGCCGCCAACGTGATGATCGGTTCGTGGTTTGCCGGCACCTACGAGTCGGCGGGCGACCTCATGCAGGACGCCGATGGCAAGCAATACAAGGAAAGTTTTGGCATGGCCTCGGCGCGTGCCGTCCGCAACCGCACCAAGGACCAGTCGGCGTTCGACCGTGCCCGCTCGGCGCTGTTTGAGGAAGGCATCTCCGAGTCGAAGATGTATCTCGACCCGCAGCGGCCCGGCGTTGAAGACCTGATCGACTCGATCATCTCCGGCGTCCGCTCGTCGTTCACCTACGCCGGCGCCCGCAGCATCGACGAGTTCCGCGAGCGCGCGGTCGTCGGCCTGCAGAGCACCGCGGGATACGACGAGGGCCGCCCTCGCGAAACCTCCTGGTAG
- the serS gene encoding serine--tRNA ligase, whose translation MIDLRYVRDHLDEVRASQQARGIDPQTADDLAAADASRRSAVAAFESLRAEQKQVGQQVKKASAEERPAILERAKSLAADVKSAEAAADAADGALREAQGLVHNLIIDGVPAGGEDDFVTLETVGTPPELDFEPKDHDELGSALGVFDIPRGAKVSGARFYFLTGIGAQLEFALINFAMSKAIPNGFTPIVAPALVRPEAMEGTGFLGAHADEVYHLENDDLYLVGTSEVPLAGFHSGEIVDLADGPLRYAGFSSCFRREAGSYGKDTKGIFRVHWFDKVEMFVYCKPEDAEAEHQRLLDWEREFLTALELPFRIIDVAAGDLGSSAARKYDCEVWFPSQQRYRELTSTSNCTTYQARRLGIRYRDADGKPQVAATLNGTLCAITRTIAALLDVHQQADGSVRIPQALQPFLGGLETIEPRR comes from the coding sequence GTGATCGACCTTCGTTATGTCCGCGACCACCTCGATGAGGTGCGCGCCAGCCAGCAAGCCCGTGGCATTGACCCGCAGACCGCCGACGACCTCGCCGCCGCTGATGCGTCGCGGCGCTCTGCCGTCGCGGCGTTCGAGTCGCTGCGCGCCGAGCAGAAGCAGGTCGGCCAGCAGGTCAAGAAGGCGAGTGCCGAGGAGCGTCCGGCGATCCTGGAGCGGGCCAAGTCGCTCGCTGCGGACGTCAAGAGCGCCGAGGCCGCCGCCGATGCCGCCGATGGCGCGCTGCGCGAGGCGCAGGGCTTGGTGCACAACCTCATCATCGACGGTGTTCCGGCCGGCGGCGAAGACGACTTCGTGACGCTCGAAACGGTGGGTACGCCGCCCGAGCTCGACTTCGAGCCCAAGGACCACGACGAGCTGGGGTCCGCGCTCGGCGTCTTTGACATCCCCCGCGGTGCGAAGGTCTCTGGCGCCCGCTTCTACTTCCTGACTGGGATCGGCGCTCAGCTCGAGTTCGCGCTGATCAACTTCGCCATGTCCAAGGCGATCCCTAACGGCTTCACCCCGATCGTCGCGCCGGCGCTGGTGCGCCCCGAGGCGATGGAGGGCACCGGCTTCCTCGGCGCGCACGCCGACGAGGTCTACCACCTGGAAAACGACGACCTTTATCTGGTGGGTACGTCGGAGGTGCCGCTCGCTGGATTCCACTCCGGCGAGATCGTCGACCTGGCAGACGGTCCGCTTCGCTATGCCGGTTTTTCCTCGTGCTTCCGCCGCGAGGCCGGTTCCTACGGCAAGGACACCAAGGGCATCTTTCGGGTGCACTGGTTCGACAAGGTCGAGATGTTCGTCTACTGCAAGCCCGAGGACGCCGAGGCTGAGCACCAGCGGCTGCTGGACTGGGAGCGGGAGTTCCTGACGGCGCTCGAGCTGCCGTTCCGGATTATCGACGTCGCCGCAGGTGATCTTGGCTCCTCGGCGGCCCGTAAGTACGACTGCGAGGTCTGGTTTCCCTCGCAGCAGCGCTACCGCGAGCTCACCTCGACGTCGAACTGTACGACCTACCAGGCGCGGCGGCTCGGTATCCGATACCGCGACGCCGACGGCAAGCCGCAGGTGGCGGCGACGCTCAACGGCACGCTGTGCGCGATCACCCGCACCATCGCCGCGCTGCTCGACGTACACCAGCAAGCAGACGGCTCCGTGCGGATTCCCCAAGCGCTGCAGCCGTTCCTCGGTGGGCTCGAGACCATCGAACCGCGGCGATGA
- a CDS encoding HAD-IIB family hydrolase has translation MTDLAAYKLAARSPKWVPKLVATDLDGTYICLEHGLSDANRAARVFLETQGIPVVPVTGRGPRLLDLTRREIGEGGLLIMGQGGVVYDGRTLLHREFMSRDHAEHILRLIHSRIGTVRLGAEDGADFEAPLRLEHGFTWPYGMDESVHVESDDILGSEVLKFFVQSDEVPVDELAARIREFIGPDDAYVTHSGIGFVEISPPNVSKAAGVQYICDRFGIEHDAVLAFGDMPNDLPMFASSGRAVAMGDAHPLVAEAADDTASDACDLGFARYIAGLFPEFADQLPALAARPETEEAGHCRPPR, from the coding sequence ATGACTGATCTCGCCGCGTACAAGCTCGCAGCCCGCTCGCCGAAGTGGGTGCCGAAGCTGGTCGCCACCGACCTCGACGGCACCTACATCTGCCTGGAGCATGGACTGTCCGATGCCAATCGCGCGGCGCGAGTTTTCCTTGAGACGCAAGGGATTCCCGTCGTACCCGTGACGGGGCGTGGGCCGAGGTTGCTGGACCTGACGCGTCGCGAGATCGGTGAAGGCGGGCTGCTCATCATGGGTCAGGGCGGGGTCGTGTACGACGGCCGCACCCTGCTGCATCGCGAGTTCATGTCGCGCGATCACGCCGAGCACATCCTGCGCCTGATCCACTCCAGGATCGGGACCGTGCGTCTCGGCGCTGAGGATGGTGCTGACTTCGAGGCACCGCTAAGACTCGAGCACGGCTTCACCTGGCCCTACGGCATGGACGAGTCGGTGCACGTCGAGTCCGACGACATCCTCGGCTCGGAGGTGCTCAAGTTCTTTGTGCAGTCCGACGAGGTCCCGGTCGACGAACTGGCCGCGCGGATTCGCGAGTTCATCGGGCCCGATGACGCATACGTCACGCACTCAGGCATCGGCTTCGTCGAGATCTCCCCGCCGAACGTGAGCAAAGCCGCTGGGGTGCAGTACATCTGCGACCGGTTTGGGATCGAACACGACGCCGTACTGGCCTTCGGCGACATGCCCAACGACCTACCGATGTTTGCCTCGAGCGGTCGCGCCGTCGCGATGGGCGACGCGCATCCGCTCGTCGCCGAGGCCGCAGACGACACCGCATCCGATGCGTGCGACCTCGGCTTCGCCCGCTACATCGCGGGGCTGTTTCCGGAGTTCGCAGACCAGCTGCCCGCGCTCGCCGCACGTCCCGAGACGGAGGAGGCCGGGCATTGCCGACCCCCAAGATGA
- a CDS encoding HAD-IIB family hydrolase: protein MPTPKMIISDIDGTIANRGVVSDRTWAAIQAVQDAGIRFAVATGRTAGLLKPVEDRGYAGIAICDNGALTYDVGNDQVLACELLEGKVVGDFTSQVSAAYPDIFLGISRITPDPRAMFAEPRQLERHDFGLRPLEIHEFGRFPAAKIWAFCPDARSSEIAAKLAPIADGRLEIAWSSEGSGLVEMTAVGVTKASACEALVRRWGIEASDVVAMGDMTNDLEMLEWAGTAIVPENGNDAAKSHADEIVGHIEDDGTAAYLESLLSLRGHR from the coding sequence TTGCCGACCCCCAAGATGATCATCAGCGACATCGACGGCACGATCGCCAACCGAGGTGTCGTCTCGGATCGCACCTGGGCCGCGATCCAGGCCGTGCAAGATGCTGGCATCCGGTTTGCGGTGGCCACTGGGCGGACGGCCGGGCTGCTCAAGCCGGTCGAGGATCGTGGCTACGCCGGAATCGCGATCTGCGACAACGGCGCTCTGACCTACGACGTGGGCAATGACCAGGTGCTGGCATGCGAGCTGCTCGAGGGAAAGGTGGTCGGCGACTTCACCAGCCAGGTCAGTGCGGCGTACCCGGACATCTTCCTTGGCATCAGCCGGATCACCCCCGACCCGCGGGCGATGTTTGCCGAGCCGCGGCAGCTTGAGAGGCACGACTTTGGCCTGCGGCCATTGGAGATTCACGAGTTCGGTCGCTTTCCAGCGGCGAAAATCTGGGCCTTCTGCCCTGATGCGCGCAGCAGTGAGATCGCGGCGAAGCTCGCGCCGATCGCCGACGGTCGCCTGGAGATCGCGTGGTCTTCCGAGGGCAGTGGGCTCGTCGAGATGACCGCCGTTGGGGTCACGAAGGCGAGCGCGTGTGAAGCTCTGGTCCGGCGCTGGGGGATCGAGGCCTCCGATGTCGTCGCGATGGGCGACATGACCAACGACCTGGAGATGCTCGAGTGGGCCGGAACGGCCATCGTGCCGGAAAACGGCAATGACGCGGCCAAGTCGCACGCCGACGAGATCGTCGGGCACATCGAGGACGACGGCACCGCCGCCTACCTCGAGTCACTGTTATCGCTTCGGGGCCACCGCTAG
- a CDS encoding DUF1707 SHOCT-like domain-containing protein: protein MSLAGWENDDPRTRLVAHRDEVIRDLLRAVGDGRLSFAEYCDRADAVAAATSDSEIDSAHAGIPAGATAPTDTQVQSRTLLALFGDVRRAGSWRVGSETVVYSVFGNAVLDLRAARLEPGDVEITFFGIFGDSRVIVPDGVEVTNEGITVFGDHRTDVRGDPRPGTPRVVVRHYLLFGDSRVVSESSTEHWLARLRKKLDRD from the coding sequence ATGTCGCTCGCGGGGTGGGAAAACGACGATCCCCGGACGCGGCTCGTCGCACACCGCGATGAGGTCATCCGAGACCTGTTGCGGGCCGTTGGCGACGGCCGACTGTCTTTTGCGGAGTACTGCGACCGCGCTGACGCGGTAGCGGCCGCCACCAGCGACAGCGAGATCGACAGCGCTCACGCGGGCATCCCCGCCGGCGCCACGGCCCCGACCGACACGCAGGTTCAGTCCAGGACGCTGCTGGCCCTGTTCGGCGACGTACGACGCGCGGGCTCATGGCGAGTCGGCTCGGAGACGGTCGTGTACAGCGTGTTCGGCAACGCCGTACTCGACCTGCGCGCTGCTCGGCTCGAGCCCGGGGATGTCGAGATCACCTTCTTCGGGATATTCGGCGACTCTCGGGTCATCGTTCCGGACGGCGTCGAGGTGACCAACGAGGGCATCACCGTCTTCGGTGACCACCGCACGGACGTCCGCGGTGACCCGCGTCCGGGTACGCCGCGAGTGGTCGTGCGGCACTACTTGCTGTTCGGCGACTCGCGTGTGGTCAGCGAGAGCTCCACTGAGCACTGGCTCGCCCGCCTCCGCAAGAAGCTCGACCGCGACTAG
- a CDS encoding bacterial proteasome activator family protein, producing the protein MSEESQQPQDKSTAPESGEPQTRRVVVVGPDGQPIGQVEVPESQEQGDDERKGVTDMVEQPAKVMRIGTMIKQLLEEVRNAPLDEASRTRLKEVYRQSIVELEDGLAPELQDELERLSLPFTEDSVPSESELRIAQAQLVGWLEGLFHGIQTALFAQQMASRVALEQMRGTPVALPPGARPGMPGQPGAPGGRPGMPGPDDTATGQYL; encoded by the coding sequence ATGAGCGAAGAATCCCAGCAGCCGCAGGACAAGTCGACCGCGCCCGAGTCCGGCGAACCGCAGACCCGACGCGTCGTCGTCGTCGGTCCGGATGGTCAGCCGATCGGTCAGGTCGAGGTGCCCGAGTCGCAGGAGCAGGGCGATGACGAGCGCAAGGGCGTCACCGACATGGTGGAGCAGCCCGCGAAGGTGATGCGCATCGGCACGATGATCAAGCAGCTGCTTGAGGAAGTGCGCAACGCCCCGCTCGATGAGGCCTCGCGGACGCGGCTCAAGGAGGTCTACCGCCAGTCCATCGTCGAGCTCGAAGACGGGCTCGCGCCGGAGCTGCAGGACGAGCTGGAGCGGCTGTCACTGCCGTTCACCGAGGACTCGGTGCCCAGTGAGAGCGAGCTGCGCATCGCCCAGGCGCAGCTGGTCGGCTGGCTGGAGGGTCTCTTCCACGGGATTCAGACCGCCCTGTTTGCCCAGCAGATGGCCTCGCGGGTCGCGCTCGAGCAGATGCGCGGTACGCCGGTCGCGCTGCCTCCAGGTGCCCGCCCTGGAATGCCGGGCCAGCCGGGCGCTCCCGGCGGACGCCCAGGGATGCCGGGGCCCGACGACACGGCCACGGGCCAGTACCTCTAG